One genomic region from Bacillus sp. SLBN-46 encodes:
- a CDS encoding ABC transporter substrate-binding protein — translation MKKYAILLAAAMMLLLSACGTEKADGEKAAKASSGKNELVKKGALTFSMTGQYPPLNFKKDGKLTGFDVEIGTEIAKRIGLEANPVTNPWETIIQGLKAKKYDAIIGSMTATPERDKQVDFTNPYYLSGAQIFVAEGNTDIQSKEDLKGKSIGVIQASTWKDMAEDLSDQVKGYPTDVNALQDLALGRLDAVITDKIVGVSAKNEKGLKIKAIGELLNEDRVSVAVAEGNKELADKINEAIQSMIDDGTYEKISMKWFNTNVMEK, via the coding sequence ATGAAAAAGTATGCAATTTTATTAGCTGCAGCGATGATGTTACTTTTATCAGCATGCGGTACAGAGAAGGCTGACGGAGAAAAAGCAGCAAAAGCTAGCAGTGGCAAGAATGAATTAGTGAAAAAAGGTGCCTTAACGTTCTCTATGACTGGACAATATCCGCCGTTAAACTTTAAAAAGGACGGTAAATTAACTGGATTCGACGTTGAAATCGGAACAGAAATTGCGAAGCGAATTGGCCTGGAAGCCAACCCTGTAACGAACCCATGGGAAACGATTATTCAAGGGTTAAAGGCGAAGAAGTATGATGCGATCATCGGAAGTATGACGGCTACACCTGAGCGTGATAAGCAGGTTGACTTCACGAATCCATATTATCTATCTGGTGCACAGATTTTTGTAGCGGAAGGCAACACAGATATCCAATCGAAGGAAGACCTTAAGGGTAAGTCAATCGGAGTTATTCAAGCAAGCACATGGAAGGACATGGCTGAAGATTTATCTGATCAAGTCAAAGGCTATCCAACAGACGTAAACGCTCTTCAAGACTTGGCACTTGGCCGCTTGGATGCGGTTATTACTGACAAAATTGTTGGGGTAAGTGCGAAAAATGAAAAAGGTCTAAAAATCAAAGCAATCGGTGAATTGTTGAACGAAGACCGTGTAAGCGTAGCGGTTGCTGAAGGTAATAAAGAGCTAGCTGACAAAATCAACGAAGCGATCCAATCAATGATTGACGATGGTACGTACGAAAAAATCAGTATGAAATGGTTCAACACCAACGTAATGGAAAAGTAA
- a CDS encoding amino acid ABC transporter permease: MVFLDNIISIFSEHGIAFLKASWMTISITAISLLFAMVIGIIFAAFKISNSKLLNRIADIYIGIIRGTPLIVQIMFLYYGLANIVNLDSFTAGALALGVHAGAYIAEIFRGAVQSIDRGQMEAARSLGMTYSLAMRRIIFPQAFKRSIPSLANQFIIGLKDSSLVAYIAVTDLYNTALSVQGENYMPFETYFVVGIYYLIIVLLFTWIASRLEKKLDVSKPKEVRVA; this comes from the coding sequence GTGGTTTTTTTAGATAATATTATTAGTATTTTTAGTGAGCATGGAATTGCTTTTTTGAAAGCTTCTTGGATGACAATCTCTATTACAGCGATCTCTCTATTATTTGCGATGGTGATTGGTATCATTTTTGCCGCCTTTAAGATTTCCAATAGTAAACTATTAAATCGCATTGCCGACATCTATATTGGGATTATTCGCGGTACCCCACTGATTGTTCAAATCATGTTCTTATATTATGGACTTGCCAACATCGTGAATTTAGATAGCTTCACGGCGGGGGCATTGGCATTGGGTGTTCATGCGGGAGCGTATATTGCAGAAATTTTCAGAGGAGCGGTTCAATCAATTGACCGTGGTCAAATGGAAGCGGCCAGGTCGCTTGGAATGACCTATTCACTTGCGATGAGAAGGATTATTTTTCCGCAGGCTTTCAAAAGATCAATTCCGTCCCTTGCCAATCAGTTCATTATAGGCTTAAAGGATTCTTCGCTAGTTGCTTATATAGCGGTAACAGACCTTTACAACACGGCTCTTAGTGTACAAGGGGAAAACTATATGCCGTTTGAAACGTATTTTGTGGTGGGAATCTATTACTTAATTATCGTCCTTCTTTTCACATGGATTGCCAGCCGTTTGGAGAAGAAACTGGATGTTAGTAAGCCGAAGGAGGTACGTGTTGCATGA
- a CDS encoding amino acid ABC transporter ATP-binding protein, whose product MIDVRNLSKSFGKLDVLKNIDLQVNEQEVVVLIGASGSGKSTLLRCLNFLEVAEQGEVTIDSEKIDLTKTNLNKVREKVGMVFQHFNLFPHKTVLENIIEAPIFVRKETKEAASAKATALLKKVGLADKANYYPEQLSGGQKQRVAIARALAMEPKVMLFDEPTSALDPELVGEVLQVMKDLAREGMTMVIVTHEMGFAREVADRVIMLADGNIIEEGHPSEIFVNPQHERTQRFLNQIL is encoded by the coding sequence ATGATTGATGTTCGAAATCTATCAAAATCCTTTGGAAAGCTTGACGTGTTAAAGAATATTGATTTGCAAGTAAATGAACAAGAAGTGGTCGTACTGATTGGTGCCAGCGGTTCTGGAAAAAGTACGTTGCTTCGCTGTTTAAACTTTTTAGAGGTGGCTGAGCAGGGAGAGGTTACGATTGATTCTGAAAAAATTGACCTCACCAAAACGAACTTGAATAAAGTGAGAGAAAAGGTAGGAATGGTGTTTCAGCATTTCAATCTATTCCCGCATAAAACGGTGTTAGAAAACATTATCGAAGCCCCAATTTTTGTTAGAAAAGAAACGAAAGAAGCGGCTAGTGCAAAAGCGACGGCCCTTTTGAAAAAGGTTGGCCTCGCTGATAAGGCAAACTACTATCCGGAGCAGCTGTCTGGTGGGCAAAAGCAGCGGGTGGCGATTGCAAGAGCGTTGGCGATGGAACCAAAAGTCATGCTGTTTGATGAGCCGACTTCGGCATTGGACCCTGAGCTAGTAGGGGAAGTGCTTCAGGTTATGAAGGACCTTGCTCGCGAAGGGATGACGATGGTCATCGTTACCCATGAAATGGGGTTTGCCCGAGAAGTGGCTGACCGTGTGATCATGCTTGCGGACGGTAATATAATAGAAGAAGGACATCCAAGCGAGATATTTGTGAACCCTCAGCATGAGCGGACACAGCGGTTCTTGAATCAAATCTTATAG
- a CDS encoding tetrahydrofolate dehydrogenase/cyclohydrolase catalytic domain-containing protein, translating into MEKIILDGTVVAKEIKEKLKGRIETLKDNGIIPCLATILVGNDPSSETYVRMKGNACEKLGIHSIRVHLPEETTTEELLTAIKELNEDETVHGILLQHPVPSHIDERLAFEAIDIRKDVDGVTSAGYGQTALGFGQYPSCTPAAIMEIINYYKIPVEGKHAVVVGRSPILGKPVSALLLNENATVTTCHSKTTNLPDILKQADIVVAAVGKPKFIQGSWLKEGAAVLDAGYNKGNIGDIDYEACLEVASAITPVPGGVGPVTISMLLKHTVDSAEKNRL; encoded by the coding sequence ATGGAAAAAATCATTTTAGATGGAACTGTTGTAGCTAAAGAAATCAAAGAAAAATTAAAAGGACGAATTGAAACGCTTAAGGATAATGGGATCATCCCGTGCCTTGCCACCATTTTAGTAGGAAATGATCCTTCCTCAGAAACATACGTAAGAATGAAAGGGAATGCTTGTGAAAAATTAGGTATTCATTCAATTCGGGTCCATTTGCCTGAAGAAACAACGACAGAAGAATTGTTAACAGCAATCAAAGAATTAAATGAAGATGAAACTGTACATGGGATTCTCCTGCAGCATCCGGTCCCATCCCACATCGATGAGCGCCTGGCTTTCGAAGCCATTGATATTCGAAAAGACGTAGATGGAGTGACAAGTGCAGGTTACGGCCAGACGGCATTAGGGTTTGGACAGTATCCATCCTGTACGCCAGCAGCAATTATGGAAATCATCAACTATTATAAGATTCCAGTCGAAGGGAAACATGCGGTTGTTGTGGGAAGAAGCCCGATCTTAGGTAAGCCTGTTTCGGCGTTACTTCTTAATGAAAATGCGACGGTGACAACATGCCATTCCAAAACGACAAACCTACCCGACATTTTAAAACAAGCAGATATCGTGGTGGCAGCGGTAGGAAAACCCAAATTTATTCAAGGTTCCTGGCTTAAAGAGGGGGCTGCTGTCCTCGACGCTGGATATAACAAAGGAAATATTGGAGATATCGATTATGAGGCATGTTTAGAGGTTGCTAGTGCCATCACACCTGTCCCAGGTGGTGTAGGCCCTGTTACCATTTCCATGCTCTTGAAACATACGGTTGATTCGGCTGAGAAAAATAGATTGTAA
- a CDS encoding sugar ABC transporter substrate-binding protein, which produces MLRKKVTTSMLAMTMAASLALTGCHGKDQSTQKSSQKTEQIVHLTFWDDNSGPQRTPIWKELIDKFEKENPTIDIKYVGLPKDSAKATFDAAIAAEDTPDIGSVYTSWLPEYSSRHALLPLDSYFANWSEKEKINKDAIRFNQQIVVDQKLYGIPYTQNLDILWVRSDWLKEAHMKVPETWDEFFRTAEKLTDPSKKRYGFTIRGGAGASFQLQRMMYAYSGIEASVINGKSTINDPKHVEFLKKYLALYQNYTPKSDITNDYKAMLAGFDTGVAAMVQHNLGSYAEHSEVFTPDQFQAVPLPKSVKGQYAAEAGNAIGISIFKETKHPKEAWKFVQFMNSKFAQSYWNRNVGQIPTNTDVLNEAWVKTAPHIQIAAKVYSDPETILNEPPFYLPEYSRILYTIVDPSIQAVLSGSMTVEELLDQWAGAINEAQQQYDQQHN; this is translated from the coding sequence ATGCTAAGGAAGAAAGTAACGACCTCCATGCTTGCCATGACCATGGCTGCTTCATTGGCACTAACCGGGTGTCACGGAAAGGATCAATCAACACAGAAATCCAGTCAAAAAACAGAGCAAATCGTCCATCTCACTTTTTGGGATGACAATTCAGGGCCACAGCGTACGCCCATTTGGAAAGAACTAATAGACAAATTTGAAAAAGAGAATCCAACCATTGATATAAAATATGTAGGCTTACCGAAAGACTCAGCAAAAGCAACGTTCGATGCAGCGATTGCAGCAGAAGATACACCAGATATTGGTAGTGTCTATACCAGCTGGCTTCCGGAGTATTCCTCTCGACATGCGCTACTGCCCCTCGATTCCTATTTTGCTAACTGGAGTGAAAAGGAAAAAATAAATAAAGATGCGATTCGGTTTAATCAACAAATCGTAGTCGACCAAAAATTATATGGAATTCCTTATACACAGAACCTTGATATCCTCTGGGTCCGATCCGATTGGTTGAAAGAGGCACATATGAAAGTTCCTGAAACGTGGGATGAGTTTTTTCGTACCGCTGAAAAATTAACTGATCCTTCCAAAAAGCGCTATGGCTTTACCATCCGTGGAGGGGCAGGCGCGTCTTTTCAGTTGCAGCGAATGATGTATGCCTACTCGGGCATTGAAGCCTCCGTCATTAATGGAAAAAGTACCATTAACGATCCAAAGCATGTAGAATTTTTAAAGAAATATTTAGCTTTGTATCAAAACTACACCCCTAAGAGTGATATCACCAATGATTATAAAGCGATGCTTGCTGGATTCGATACAGGTGTTGCAGCAATGGTGCAGCATAATTTAGGCTCTTATGCCGAGCATAGCGAAGTATTTACACCAGATCAATTCCAGGCAGTTCCTTTGCCAAAGTCAGTTAAAGGGCAATATGCAGCAGAAGCCGGAAACGCTATTGGCATTAGTATTTTTAAAGAAACCAAGCATCCGAAAGAGGCATGGAAGTTTGTTCAATTCATGAATTCCAAGTTTGCCCAAAGCTATTGGAATCGAAACGTCGGTCAAATCCCGACGAATACGGATGTACTAAATGAAGCGTGGGTAAAGACTGCCCCTCACATTCAAATAGCTGCGAAAGTCTATAGTGACCCGGAGACCATTCTTAATGAGCCTCCCTTCTATCTGCCGGAATACAGCAGAATCCTGTATACCATCGTGGACCCTAGCATTCAAGCAGTGTTAAGCGGAAGCATGACGGTGGAAGAGTTGTTAGATCAATGGGCCGGCGCGATTAATGAGGCACAACAGCAGTATGATCAACAGCATAATTAA
- a CDS encoding Gfo/Idh/MocA family oxidoreductase translates to MKKYVICGVSNRALQMFIKPLLNEFSQKHEIVGLLDSDSLRFTICKDQYPRLAQVPTYSPEQFEKMIDETQPDYVIVAGRDDTHVDYILRALHKHVNVITEKPMVTNAEDAYKVIQAEAESKGNVTVTFNYRYSPFHRKIKEMILEGKIGRVTSVDLNWYIDTFHGSSYFKRWNRDREKSGGLSIHKSTHHFDLVNWWLDQKPEEVFAYGNLNYYGPNGELNPRKESGRFCGTCDVRNDCSYFRRWNPRSGSSSVRDDHLLAGVYEKDVPYSNYRPDACIFDEEISIEDTYVATVKYDGGSLLSYSINFSAPYEGYRLAINGTKGRIETTEYHEPSRIPFEYPEQTIEYYPLFGGKETIELVKTPGGHGGGDPILLEDLFLGSDPARDYQILAGSEAGAYSIAVGEGVWRSVQEKKPINIKELLFHPDYQVTK, encoded by the coding sequence ATGAAGAAATATGTCATCTGCGGCGTGAGCAATCGGGCATTACAAATGTTTATCAAACCACTATTAAATGAATTTTCACAGAAACATGAGATTGTGGGTCTGCTCGATTCTGACTCACTAAGATTTACGATTTGCAAAGACCAATATCCAAGGCTGGCACAAGTTCCCACCTATTCTCCCGAACAATTCGAGAAAATGATTGATGAAACACAGCCGGATTATGTCATTGTCGCTGGTAGAGATGATACCCACGTAGATTATATTTTAAGAGCTTTACATAAACACGTAAATGTCATCACCGAAAAGCCGATGGTGACAAACGCTGAGGATGCCTATAAGGTCATACAAGCCGAGGCAGAAAGCAAAGGGAACGTCACGGTTACTTTTAACTATCGCTACAGCCCGTTCCATCGAAAAATTAAAGAGATGATCCTCGAAGGGAAAATTGGCCGAGTGACATCGGTTGATTTAAATTGGTATATTGATACTTTCCATGGATCGAGCTACTTTAAACGCTGGAACCGTGATCGAGAAAAATCTGGTGGATTATCGATTCATAAATCTACTCATCATTTTGATCTTGTTAACTGGTGGCTGGACCAAAAGCCTGAAGAAGTATTCGCTTACGGAAACTTAAATTACTATGGGCCAAACGGGGAATTGAATCCACGAAAGGAATCGGGGCGTTTCTGTGGAACCTGCGACGTTCGAAATGACTGCAGTTATTTCAGACGCTGGAACCCTAGAAGCGGTTCCTCATCGGTAAGAGACGACCATCTTTTAGCAGGCGTGTATGAAAAAGACGTTCCTTATTCGAATTATCGGCCTGATGCATGTATTTTTGATGAGGAGATTTCTATTGAAGATACGTATGTAGCAACCGTGAAATATGACGGTGGCAGCTTGCTCAGTTATTCGATTAATTTCTCTGCACCTTATGAAGGGTACCGGTTAGCGATTAATGGTACAAAAGGAAGAATTGAAACGACGGAATACCATGAACCGTCACGTATTCCATTTGAATATCCGGAACAAACCATCGAATACTACCCTCTTTTTGGCGGAAAAGAAACGATTGAACTGGTCAAAACCCCTGGCGGACATGGCGGCGGCGATCCGATTTTACTAGAGGACCTGTTCCTCGGGTCTGACCCCGCCCGGGACTATCAAATTTTAGCAGGTTCTGAAGCCGGTGCCTACTCTATCGCAGTCGGCGAAGGCGTATGGCGGTCAGTACAAGAAAAGAAACCAATAAACATCAAAGAACTCCTTTTTCACCCAGACTATCAAGTAACTAAATAA
- a CDS encoding type I phosphomannose isomerase catalytic subunit — translation MNVRTVKLDGTAPIKLEPTRSWRTYLGGKLIDELYGNPDPKDSHYPEEWMMSIISTTRNADREHVKDEGLSKLDVPGVDMSLKELIEKNPEAFLGKKQVETFGNETGVLVKLIDTAERLIMQAHPDREKAKKLFNSMYGKTECWHFIGGREIDGEAPYVHVGFKPGVTREQWKALFDEQDIQGMLNCLHKYEVQPGDTFLIEAGIPHAIGSGCLLIEIQEPSDYTIRLEKVSPSGLQIDDFLIHQGLGFEKMFDIFRYETFSRDETLENWQVAPVVLAESEGHREIELIGYKRTPYFRMTQVEVQNKVDIQGDGVFSGLYILSGEATIVTGEEVQPVKQGDQLFIPANVSHFSIVKMGDKTVKALRFFGPEVL, via the coding sequence ATGAATGTTCGTACGGTAAAGCTAGACGGAACAGCGCCAATTAAGTTAGAACCTACAAGGTCTTGGCGGACTTACTTAGGTGGAAAACTCATCGATGAATTATATGGAAACCCTGACCCGAAGGATAGCCATTATCCGGAAGAATGGATGATGAGCATCATTTCTACGACTCGAAACGCAGACCGTGAACACGTTAAGGACGAGGGATTAAGCAAGCTAGATGTTCCCGGTGTCGATATGAGCTTAAAGGAACTCATCGAGAAAAATCCGGAAGCATTCCTTGGTAAAAAACAAGTGGAGACATTCGGCAATGAGACCGGCGTATTAGTGAAGTTAATTGATACAGCAGAGCGATTAATCATGCAGGCTCATCCTGACAGGGAGAAAGCTAAAAAATTATTCAACTCTATGTATGGAAAAACAGAATGCTGGCACTTCATTGGCGGCAGAGAAATCGACGGCGAGGCTCCCTACGTGCATGTTGGGTTTAAGCCCGGTGTAACGAGAGAACAGTGGAAAGCTTTGTTTGATGAACAAGATATCCAAGGCATGCTCAATTGTCTGCACAAATACGAAGTCCAGCCTGGTGATACCTTTTTAATAGAAGCGGGCATCCCCCATGCTATTGGCTCCGGCTGCTTATTAATTGAAATTCAGGAGCCATCCGATTATACCATTCGTTTAGAAAAGGTTTCCCCTTCTGGATTACAAATCGATGATTTTTTAATCCATCAAGGTTTAGGCTTTGAAAAAATGTTTGATATTTTTAGGTACGAGACGTTTTCACGGGATGAAACATTGGAGAATTGGCAGGTTGCTCCCGTTGTTTTGGCGGAATCAGAAGGTCATCGGGAAATCGAACTAATCGGATACAAACGGACACCTTATTTCAGAATGACCCAGGTCGAGGTTCAGAATAAGGTGGACATTCAAGGAGACGGCGTATTTTCCGGACTGTACATTCTTTCTGGAGAGGCCACCATTGTTACAGGTGAAGAAGTTCAGCCAGTTAAACAAGGAGATCAGCTGTTCATTCCGGCTAATGTGTCCCATTTTTCAATTGTAAAAATGGGTGATAAAACAGTGAAAGCATTACGGTTCTTTGGGCCTGAGGTCTTATAA
- a CDS encoding sugar ABC transporter substrate-binding protein, translating to MFKKKVTTSVLVLTMATGMLLTGCGGAEEKASSTTKKAATKSDEPVTLQFWDENAGPARTPVWEEVIKRFEEKYPNIDVEYVGIPNASAKSKYDAAIAADDMPDVGSMQTTWLPEFSIRKALLPLDSYFKKSDISTKINKGATDVNKKITQDGKLYGIPYAQNLDALWIRTDWFQEAGIQEPKTWDEFFNVIEKMRDKDKNRYGFTIRGGAGASFTIQRAMFAYSGLDFFDKNGKTNINDPKHVEFVEKYFSYYNKLTPKSDITNGYKEMIAGFDTGVVAMVHHNPGSFGEHSKALPAGSFKLIPLPTTEDGKYVAEGGNAVNLGIFKSTKHADEAWKFIEFINSEEAQSYWNEKTGQIPTNKDVLDDEWVQNAQHIKVAFDVYNNKDTKIYMPPFYLPDYRAILDGVVDPGVQAVMSGKMTAKEFLDQWAKAIEESKKKYDETFKK from the coding sequence ATGTTTAAGAAAAAAGTTACAACCTCTGTTCTCGTATTAACAATGGCAACTGGTATGTTACTAACGGGCTGTGGTGGTGCAGAAGAAAAAGCATCCTCCACAACAAAAAAAGCAGCAACGAAATCAGATGAACCTGTTACCCTTCAGTTTTGGGATGAAAACGCAGGCCCAGCTCGTACACCTGTTTGGGAAGAAGTGATTAAACGATTTGAAGAAAAATACCCCAATATTGATGTTGAGTATGTCGGTATTCCAAACGCTTCCGCCAAATCAAAATATGATGCTGCCATCGCAGCGGATGATATGCCAGACGTAGGTTCTATGCAGACCACTTGGCTTCCTGAATTCTCAATTCGTAAAGCCTTACTTCCACTTGACTCGTATTTCAAGAAGTCTGATATCAGCACGAAAATTAACAAAGGTGCAACGGATGTAAACAAGAAAATCACTCAAGATGGCAAGCTTTACGGTATTCCTTATGCGCAAAACTTAGATGCTTTATGGATCCGTACAGACTGGTTCCAAGAAGCAGGCATCCAAGAGCCGAAAACATGGGATGAATTCTTCAATGTGATCGAAAAAATGAGAGATAAAGACAAAAACCGTTATGGTTTTACAATCCGCGGCGGAGCAGGTGCTTCCTTCACGATTCAAAGAGCGATGTTTGCTTATAGTGGTTTAGACTTCTTTGATAAAAATGGAAAAACAAACATCAATGATCCTAAACATGTAGAGTTTGTAGAAAAGTATTTCTCTTACTACAACAAATTAACGCCAAAGAGTGATATCACTAATGGTTATAAAGAAATGATTGCAGGCTTTGATACGGGTGTTGTCGCAATGGTACACCACAACCCTGGTTCTTTTGGTGAGCACAGTAAGGCGTTACCTGCAGGCTCCTTCAAGTTAATTCCACTACCAACAACAGAAGATGGTAAATATGTGGCTGAAGGTGGAAACGCAGTTAACCTAGGTATCTTCAAATCAACCAAACATGCAGATGAAGCTTGGAAATTTATCGAATTTATTAACTCAGAAGAAGCACAAAGCTACTGGAATGAAAAAACAGGTCAGATTCCAACAAATAAAGATGTATTAGATGATGAATGGGTACAAAACGCACAGCATATCAAGGTAGCATTTGACGTCTATAACAATAAAGATACAAAGATTTATATGCCTCCATTCTATTTACCAGATTACCGCGCCATCCTTGACGGTGTCGTAGACCCTGGTGTCCAAGCAGTCATGAGTGGAAAAATGACAGCAAAAGAATTCTTAGATCAATGGGCAAAAGCCATCGAAGAATCTAAAAAGAAATACGACGAAACATTTAAAAAGTAA